One window from the genome of Pedobacter schmidteae encodes:
- a CDS encoding RDD family protein yields the protein MENTNEIEYTVVINGKPQGPYRLAELTTLHIQAGTFIRKPGMDDYKEAHELPELRELLGFVHQVTAPQYFASFDQRLLAAAIDYFMLACAYAVLVLFSFIVVADKGQRIMVTFSCLPLIPLAKLIYGSLAEASAKQGTIGKRLLNIRVTDIDGCRITRSKAFGRNLAKIFSVMTLFIGYLYSFLNKKQQCLHDLIANTLVVKERLI from the coding sequence ATGGAAAATACAAACGAAATCGAATATACTGTTGTCATCAATGGAAAGCCTCAGGGACCATATCGGTTAGCAGAATTAACAACATTGCACATTCAGGCCGGTACATTTATCAGAAAACCGGGAATGGACGACTATAAAGAAGCTCACGAGTTGCCAGAACTGCGTGAGCTTCTTGGTTTTGTACATCAGGTTACGGCGCCACAATATTTTGCTTCTTTTGATCAGCGTTTGCTGGCTGCCGCGATAGACTATTTTATGCTGGCTTGTGCTTATGCAGTATTGGTCCTCTTTAGTTTTATTGTAGTGGCCGACAAGGGGCAACGTATAATGGTGACTTTTTCTTGTTTGCCTCTTATTCCCTTGGCTAAGTTGATTTATGGTAGCCTGGCTGAGGCTTCTGCAAAACAGGGGACTATTGGTAAAAGACTGTTGAATATCAGGGTGACAGATATAGATGGTTGCAGGATTACGAGATCAAAGGCCTTTGGGAGAAACCTGGCCAAGATTTTTTCTGTAATGACACTCTTTATTGGTTATCTATATAGCTTTTTGAATAAAAAACAACAGTGCCTGCATGACCTGATCGCCAATACGCTGGTGGTAAAAGAGCGGCTCATCTGA
- the ispG gene encoding (E)-4-hydroxy-3-methylbut-2-enyl-diphosphate synthase: MMEEVIGQHALINALKGGYCNSLKQYSRFLTREVTIGDIPMGGLNPIRIQSMTTTDTMDTIGTVEQTIRMVNSGCEYVRITAPSMKEAENLANIKKELRTRGYNVPLVADIHFTPNAAEAAARIVEKVRVNPGNYADKKRFENIDYTQQAYQAELERIYKKFTPLVKICKEYGTAMRIGTNHGSLSDRIMSHYGDTPRGMVESAMEFIRMCEDQNYYNLVISMKASNTQVMVQAYRLLVETMVKEGMNYPLHLGVTEAGDGEDGRIKSAVGIGTLLEDGLGDTIRVSLTEDPEFEAPVAKALALRYERRAAELPAAERLNAENEINVTELPYSPYAYRRRETNAVQHIGGHHHPVVMLDVSAENLKDPYFLSAVGYNYSAGLDKYHMADQACDLVYLGHQLPSFSFPGNLKQVYDYETWLSLKDKNNCHPLLSYQQYIEAAVKDEYLNLVIINTGENVDLSVLGAEVVIVLQTMEIHGMAAQRSFFMDLEKHHVSIPVIIKRVYQDIGADDLMLYAATDLGALLTDGFGDGIWISTDKTTGLSLINATGFGILQATRTRISKTEYISCPSCGRTLFDLQETTQMIRSRTDHLKGIKIGIMGCIVNGPGEMADADYGYVGTGPDKITLYRGKEVVKKNVNAAHALDDLIDLIKEDGKWVQK, translated from the coding sequence ATGATGGAAGAAGTAATTGGTCAGCATGCGCTAATAAACGCACTAAAAGGTGGATACTGTAACAGCTTAAAACAATATTCCAGGTTTCTGACCCGGGAAGTTACTATTGGCGATATCCCCATGGGAGGTTTGAATCCTATTCGCATTCAATCGATGACCACTACCGATACTATGGATACCATTGGTACTGTAGAGCAGACCATCAGGATGGTTAATTCGGGCTGTGAATATGTGCGCATTACTGCGCCAAGTATGAAAGAAGCCGAAAATCTGGCCAACATTAAGAAAGAGCTGCGCACGCGCGGATATAATGTTCCTTTGGTTGCCGATATTCATTTTACGCCAAATGCGGCCGAAGCTGCTGCAAGGATTGTGGAAAAGGTGCGGGTAAATCCAGGCAATTATGCTGATAAAAAGCGTTTTGAAAATATTGACTATACACAGCAGGCCTACCAGGCCGAGCTGGAGCGCATATACAAGAAATTTACCCCATTGGTAAAAATCTGCAAAGAATATGGTACTGCCATGCGTATTGGTACCAACCATGGCTCATTGTCGGACCGGATTATGAGCCATTATGGCGATACTCCGCGTGGTATGGTCGAGTCGGCGATGGAGTTTATCCGGATGTGTGAAGACCAGAACTACTATAATCTGGTTATTTCAATGAAAGCCAGCAATACACAGGTGATGGTACAGGCTTATCGTTTGCTGGTAGAAACCATGGTAAAGGAGGGCATGAATTATCCTTTGCACCTTGGTGTAACTGAAGCTGGCGACGGTGAGGACGGGCGGATCAAATCGGCCGTAGGAATTGGTACACTATTGGAAGATGGCTTGGGTGATACCATCAGGGTGTCTTTAACAGAGGATCCGGAATTTGAAGCCCCGGTAGCCAAAGCTTTGGCTTTGAGATATGAACGCAGAGCCGCTGAACTTCCGGCCGCCGAACGCTTGAATGCCGAAAACGAAATAAATGTTACTGAACTGCCGTATAGTCCTTATGCTTATCGCCGTAGGGAGACCAATGCGGTGCAGCACATTGGTGGGCATCATCACCCGGTAGTGATGTTGGATGTAAGTGCCGAAAACTTAAAAGATCCTTATTTTTTAAGTGCAGTAGGCTATAATTATAGCGCCGGATTGGACAAATATCATATGGCCGATCAGGCTTGCGATCTGGTTTACCTTGGTCATCAGTTGCCTTCGTTTTCCTTTCCTGGAAATTTAAAGCAGGTGTATGATTATGAAACCTGGCTTTCATTGAAGGATAAAAACAATTGTCATCCTTTGTTGAGTTACCAACAGTACATAGAAGCTGCAGTAAAAGATGAATACCTGAACCTGGTTATAATAAACACCGGGGAAAATGTTGATCTTTCTGTGCTGGGGGCCGAAGTTGTTATTGTACTGCAAACGATGGAAATTCATGGTATGGCTGCACAAAGATCTTTTTTTATGGATTTGGAAAAACACCATGTATCAATTCCAGTGATTATAAAAAGAGTGTACCAGGACATCGGTGCCGATGACTTAATGCTGTATGCTGCTACCGATCTGGGGGCTTTGCTAACAGATGGTTTTGGTGATGGTATCTGGATCAGCACGGATAAAACCACCGGTTTGTCGCTGATTAATGCCACTGGTTTTGGCATTTTGCAGGCTACGCGCACCCGGATTTCTAAAACTGAATATATCTCCTGCCCAAGTTGCGGACGAACTTTATTTGATCTCCAGGAAACTACTCAGATGATCCGCTCACGTACCGACCACCTGAAAGGGATAAAAATTGGTATTATGGGCTGTATTGTAAACGGACCTGGCGAAATGGCTGATGCCGATTATGGGTATGTGGGTACTGGTCCGGATAAAATTACACTTTATCGTGGTAAAGAAGTGGTGAAGAAAAATGTGAATGCCGCCCATGCTTTGGATGATCTGATCGATCTGATCAAGGAGGATGGGAAATGGGTGCAAAAATAA
- a CDS encoding lipid A-modifier LpxR family protein codes for MRKLLCAASVLILLIFKAVGAIYAQQRNSGRLIQFYQDDDYINFYGNGTDKAYTSGTKYSLFYTKKTPSNFLIDRLLPKAGDSSHNVYGIGLSQLIVTPDNIAIPDFQPDDYPWSGALYLSRSLYAYNTLQKYDFQTSLDIGVTGPASLARQIQEAAHHLVNYQQPKGWANQFGNSLLLNLNFTAEKQVLHFGKFLEIIAGGQVSIGTGINATAAYTTIRIGKMNPYFDGLINQYSHSATDNKVQFYFIFKPRVQLTLSNALLQGGIGSSRPAPILVSEKNGSPSNSAYYHPINPIIAGYSYGAVVVINRFSISSIQTTTTAWMKGLYGLTWGNFTLTYSL; via the coding sequence ATGAGAAAGCTTTTATGCGCCGCATCTGTATTGATTCTGCTCATCTTCAAAGCAGTTGGTGCTATTTATGCCCAACAAAGAAATTCCGGCCGATTGATACAATTTTACCAGGATGACGACTATATAAATTTTTACGGAAATGGCACCGATAAAGCCTACACCAGTGGTACAAAGTACTCGCTATTTTATACAAAAAAGACGCCATCCAATTTCCTTATCGACCGACTGTTACCCAAAGCAGGCGACAGCAGTCACAATGTATATGGAATTGGATTGTCACAACTGATTGTCACTCCCGACAACATTGCCATTCCAGACTTTCAACCAGACGACTACCCCTGGTCTGGCGCTTTATACCTTTCGCGTAGTCTTTATGCCTACAATACGTTACAGAAATATGATTTCCAGACCTCATTAGACATTGGTGTAACCGGCCCTGCTTCATTAGCCCGTCAAATCCAGGAGGCTGCTCATCACCTGGTCAATTATCAGCAACCTAAAGGTTGGGCCAATCAATTTGGAAACAGCCTGTTACTGAATCTGAACTTTACAGCGGAAAAACAAGTATTACACTTCGGCAAATTCCTGGAGATAATTGCTGGAGGACAAGTAAGCATAGGAACAGGAATAAATGCAACAGCCGCATACACAACTATTAGGATTGGAAAAATGAATCCATATTTTGACGGATTAATAAATCAATACAGTCATTCGGCAACGGACAACAAAGTACAATTCTACTTTATCTTCAAACCCCGCGTACAACTGACACTCAGTAATGCGCTATTACAAGGCGGCATCGGCTCATCACGTCCGGCCCCTATCCTGGTTTCCGAAAAAAACGGTTCCCCATCCAACTCAGCTTACTATCACCCCATCAATCCTATCATAGCCGGTTATTCCTATGGAGCCGTTGTCGTGATCAATCGCTTTAGCATTTCGTCTATTCAAACCACCACCACGGCCTGGATGAAAGGTTTATATGGCCTTACCTGGGGAAACTTCACCCTAACCTACTCTTTATAG
- a CDS encoding TetR/AcrR family transcriptional regulator: MRVRDINKVGLVKQKSIELLVEVGFEGFTMNKLARACGISVATLYIYYEDKDDLILKVGKEEVARLSKIMLEDLDPESSFADGLRQQWKNRARCMLENPLSAQMIEQLRTSSYQQKILEVFGHYFKEPLGRFIQNAIERGEIDEMPFETYWSIAFAPLYNLIRFHNEGQSLGGKPFKLTDEVLWRTFDLVLKAFKK, encoded by the coding sequence ATGCGTGTAAGAGATATTAATAAGGTAGGATTGGTTAAACAGAAGTCGATAGAGTTGCTGGTAGAGGTTGGTTTTGAGGGTTTTACCATGAATAAACTGGCCAGGGCTTGTGGAATATCGGTAGCTACCTTATATATTTATTACGAAGATAAAGACGACTTGATTTTAAAAGTGGGTAAGGAGGAGGTTGCCCGGCTGAGTAAAATCATGTTAGAAGATCTTGATCCCGAAAGTTCCTTTGCTGATGGCTTGAGACAGCAATGGAAAAACAGGGCACGGTGTATGCTCGAAAACCCTTTGTCGGCCCAAATGATAGAACAGCTTCGTACTTCTTCGTATCAGCAGAAAATTCTTGAAGTGTTTGGACATTATTTTAAGGAGCCGTTGGGTAGGTTTATACAGAATGCCATTGAACGGGGAGAGATTGATGAGATGCCTTTTGAAACTTATTGGTCTATTGCTTTTGCGCCTTTGTACAACCTGATCCGGTTTCACAATGAAGGACAAAGTCTGGGCGGAAAGCCCTTTAAATTAACAGATGAGGTCCTGTGGAGAACATTTGATCTGGTACTTAAAGCCTTTAAGAAATGA
- a CDS encoding MFS transporter — protein sequence MMKSSTTQIAEPFSGYQILVIALLALLQFTVVLDFMVLAPLGDFLMKSLSMSPKGFGLVVSSYAFSAGISGILAAGFADKFDRKKLLLFFYAGFILGTLCCALSNSYEMLLGARIITGLFGGVIGAISMTIVTDIFAIHQRGRVMGFVQMAFAASQVLGIPIGLYLANIWGWHSAFLMIVVVAAIIAIVILFKVKPIDQHLALQSDKSPFLHLWHAVANRSYQTGFIATAFMSVGGFMLMPFGSAYLINNIHISQQELPLVFMFTGLASIVIMPLIGKLSDKVDKFMVFTGGSVLAIILILVYTNLGPVPLWQVVVVNMILFMGIMSRVIPATTLTMSVPEMKDRGAFMSVNASLQQMAGGIAALCAGLIVTQESKSSPLHHYDTLGVVVSVLIVICIFLVYRVSKLVSKKETPNYVAAAVTEVK from the coding sequence ATGATGAAATCTTCAACAACTCAAATAGCGGAGCCATTTAGCGGTTACCAGATCCTGGTAATTGCTTTGTTGGCTTTGCTACAATTTACAGTAGTACTCGATTTTATGGTACTTGCGCCTTTAGGCGATTTTTTAATGAAATCTTTGTCCATGAGTCCCAAAGGATTTGGACTGGTGGTTTCTTCTTATGCTTTCAGCGCCGGGATATCGGGTATCCTGGCAGCCGGCTTTGCCGATAAGTTTGACCGTAAAAAACTCTTGTTGTTTTTTTATGCGGGCTTTATACTGGGTACATTATGCTGTGCATTGTCTAACAGTTACGAAATGTTGCTTGGTGCCCGGATTATAACCGGATTATTTGGTGGGGTTATTGGTGCTATATCTATGACTATCGTTACCGATATTTTTGCCATTCATCAACGCGGCCGTGTTATGGGTTTTGTACAAATGGCATTTGCTGCAAGTCAGGTATTGGGTATTCCAATTGGTCTTTATCTGGCTAATATATGGGGCTGGCATTCTGCATTTTTAATGATTGTGGTGGTGGCAGCCATTATTGCAATTGTTATTTTGTTTAAGGTAAAACCGATAGATCAGCATTTGGCCTTGCAATCAGATAAGAGTCCGTTTTTACATTTATGGCATGCAGTAGCTAACCGTTCTTATCAAACCGGTTTTATTGCTACCGCTTTTATGAGTGTTGGCGGTTTTATGCTGATGCCTTTTGGCAGTGCTTACCTGATCAATAATATACACATTAGCCAGCAGGAACTTCCATTGGTTTTTATGTTTACCGGACTGGCGTCTATTGTAATTATGCCACTGATAGGGAAACTAAGCGATAAAGTAGATAAGTTTATGGTTTTTACCGGAGGGTCGGTATTGGCCATTATCCTGATATTGGTATACACCAACCTTGGTCCGGTACCGTTGTGGCAGGTGGTGGTGGTCAATATGATTTTATTTATGGGAATTATGAGTAGAGTGATACCTGCGACTACTTTAACCATGAGCGTACCCGAGATGAAGGATAGAGGTGCTTTTATGAGTGTAAATGCTTCCTTACAGCAGATGGCAGGTGGAATAGCTGCTTTATGTGCGGGACTAATCGTTACACAAGAAAGCAAAAGTAGTCCCTTGCATCATTACGATACTTTAGGTGTTGTAGTTTCTGTATTGATTGTGATTTGTATTTTTTTGGTGTATAGGGTTAGTAAACTGGTGAGCAAGAAAGAAACCCCCAATTATGTAGCTGCTGCAGTTACAGAAGTTAAATAG
- a CDS encoding ATP-binding protein codes for MMNKLSQDDEDDHLKLLKLTAHLQSLITSLEDIVFELDGNHIFKNVWVSDERMLFMPKEAFLGKTIAEVMGPQSAIFIDPVNQAIEKGTVQEVIYKHINPDVNEWFRARIKPVAKAAQPENYILVLSIQDITSQKLADIALAEAKKELENSNRALIEARNHAEKASKTKSDFLSVMSHEIRTPLNGIIGIANLLKLNHTMDQKEYIGNLIFSADHLMQLINDILDLTKMENEKLELVLAEIDLFRLVKNISNQFKSLAGAKGIQLKCYLDDDIPRRLIADPIRLSQMLNNLISNAIKFTDEGEVTLLIKLLSVHSNKALIHFSVKDTGMGIPSELQDSVFESFKQVQQAVRHGYSGTGLGLTITQKLAELHNSRVVLSSEAGIGSEFHFDLSFEIAEDQDIDDSNAVPSVFSLFKDQLKGLKVLLVEDNLINVMVAQKQLEYFGVDTTCAENGNDALELIEKNHYHVALLDLHMPVLDGYALAGIIRNKYPEVHPVVFTADIMAEVKLKFARIDVYDILNKPFAPEKMFEVLLKVAKARSII; via the coding sequence ATGATGAATAAATTATCTCAAGATGACGAAGATGATCATTTAAAGCTTCTGAAATTAACGGCTCATTTGCAGTCACTTATAACCTCTCTGGAGGATATCGTATTTGAACTTGATGGAAACCATATCTTTAAAAATGTATGGGTATCTGACGAGCGCATGCTTTTTATGCCTAAAGAAGCTTTTCTTGGTAAAACAATAGCCGAGGTTATGGGGCCGCAGTCGGCTATTTTTATTGATCCGGTAAATCAGGCAATTGAAAAAGGAACAGTTCAGGAAGTGATATATAAGCACATTAATCCGGATGTGAATGAATGGTTTAGAGCAAGGATAAAACCGGTAGCTAAAGCTGCACAGCCTGAAAACTATATTTTGGTATTGAGTATTCAGGATATTACCAGCCAAAAGCTGGCCGATATCGCATTGGCCGAAGCAAAAAAAGAGCTGGAGAACAGCAACAGAGCATTAATTGAAGCCAGAAATCATGCCGAGAAGGCATCAAAAACCAAATCTGACTTCCTGTCGGTAATGAGCCATGAGATCAGGACACCTCTGAATGGAATTATTGGGATAGCAAATTTGTTGAAACTGAACCACACCATGGATCAGAAGGAATATATTGGGAACCTTATTTTTTCTGCCGATCATTTAATGCAGTTGATCAATGATATTTTGGATCTGACCAAAATGGAGAACGAAAAGCTGGAACTTGTATTGGCCGAAATTGATTTGTTCAGGCTCGTTAAAAATATCAGCAATCAGTTTAAATCTCTTGCAGGTGCAAAGGGTATACAATTAAAATGTTATTTGGATGATGATATACCTCGGCGGTTGATTGCTGATCCGATACGACTTAGCCAGATGTTGAATAATTTGATCAGTAATGCAATTAAATTTACCGATGAAGGTGAGGTAACGCTGCTCATCAAATTGTTGTCTGTGCATTCCAATAAGGCTTTGATCCACTTTTCTGTAAAAGATACCGGCATGGGAATTCCTTCCGAATTACAGGATAGTGTTTTTGAGAGTTTTAAACAAGTTCAACAAGCCGTTAGGCATGGTTATTCGGGTACGGGATTGGGGCTGACCATTACGCAAAAACTTGCCGAACTGCACAATAGCAGGGTTGTTTTGTCCAGCGAAGCGGGCATAGGTTCTGAATTTCATTTTGACCTGAGTTTTGAAATCGCCGAAGATCAGGATATAGATGATTCAAATGCAGTGCCTTCTGTTTTTTCTTTGTTTAAGGATCAGCTTAAAGGATTAAAGGTGTTGCTTGTTGAGGACAACCTGATTAATGTAATGGTTGCCCAAAAGCAATTGGAGTATTTTGGTGTTGATACCACTTGTGCCGAAAATGGTAATGATGCACTTGAACTGATAGAAAAGAACCATTATCACGTTGCACTGTTGGATCTTCATATGCCTGTACTTGATGGCTATGCACTTGCCGGGATCATTCGAAACAAATATCCGGAAGTTCATCCTGTAGTTTTTACTGCAGACATTATGGCTGAAGTTAAATTGAAATTTGCCCGGATAGATGTTTATGATATTTTGAATAAGCCATTTGCACCGGAGAAAATGTTTGAGGTATTGCTGAAAGTGGCGAAAGCAAGGAGCATCATTTAG
- a CDS encoding S9 family peptidase encodes MIKNAPFILNSTTEKPIYGDCTYDDKNTNSGIIIFVHGFKGFKDWGAHHLTAAFFAKNGYRYIKFNLSYGGVTKEQMNEVTDMEAFASNTISKELTDLDMVINYVSSTFPDNPIHLIGHSRGGGLAIIQTAKDSRINKLVTWSAIADFSSLWKKEQEEEWVRTGKIFVENARTKEKMPLNSTLLDDFNEHKANFNILEAASHIQNPWLILHGDNDVNVDFNIAQQLAQHQLKAKLKKIEGANHVYGASHPYLSDQLPTHLQEVVNTTLDFLLKAV; translated from the coding sequence ATGATTAAAAATGCCCCCTTTATTTTAAACAGTACAACTGAAAAACCGATTTATGGCGATTGCACTTATGATGACAAAAACACCAATTCCGGCATCATAATTTTTGTCCATGGCTTTAAAGGGTTTAAAGATTGGGGTGCTCATCATTTAACGGCTGCCTTTTTTGCAAAAAATGGTTACCGATATATCAAATTTAACCTCTCCTATGGCGGGGTAACAAAAGAACAAATGAATGAGGTGACTGATATGGAAGCCTTTGCCTCCAATACAATCAGTAAAGAACTAACTGACCTGGATATGGTAATCAATTATGTTTCTTCAACCTTTCCAGACAATCCCATCCATTTGATTGGCCATAGCCGCGGAGGCGGACTAGCAATTATACAGACTGCTAAAGATTCCCGTATCAACAAACTCGTAACCTGGTCGGCCATAGCGGATTTTTCCAGCTTATGGAAAAAAGAACAGGAGGAAGAATGGGTTCGGACGGGAAAAATATTTGTAGAAAATGCCCGGACTAAAGAAAAAATGCCATTAAACAGTACGTTGCTTGATGATTTTAACGAGCACAAAGCAAACTTCAACATCCTAGAAGCCGCCAGCCATATTCAAAATCCCTGGCTGATTCTCCATGGCGACAATGATGTTAATGTTGACTTCAACATAGCCCAACAACTGGCACAACATCAACTCAAAGCAAAATTAAAGAAGATTGAAGGAGCAAATCACGTGTATGGCGCCTCACACCCCTATCTGTCAGACCAATTACCTACTCATTTGCAAGAAGTTGTCAATACAACCTTAGATTTTTTACTTAAAGCGGTATAG
- the hemA gene encoding glutamyl-tRNA reductase, with the protein MEYLKIIAFTHKQIDLKSLGKLVICEQTLDDRLRNIQSELGVKEIFYVGTCNRVEFVFTAADHVDKNFILRFLTVLDMGLPPQYMEQFVENVSVYEQVDAFNHLLRTSCSLESLVVGEKEILAQIRKAYEACRVAGFTGDYMRMIMNRVVKTAKEVYTHTNISKNPVSIVSLAYRKLRDLKMCANSRLLIIGAGETNKNLAQYLKKHKYSNFSVFNRTLENAEVLAKELNGTAYSLSELENYNQGFDVIITCTGATEPIVTEELYKKLLNGEAGKKVIVDLAIPNDTAPEVIQNFPIHYIEVESLKEIARKNIQERYDELVNAEHIIEENIKDFELVLRQRKIEIAMSCVPEKIKEIKHTAINGIFAEEISNLDENSRLVLEKVMNYMEKKYISVPMVMAKEILVKNS; encoded by the coding sequence TTGGAATATTTAAAGATCATTGCTTTTACGCATAAACAGATTGACCTGAAGTCGTTAGGTAAGTTAGTGATATGTGAGCAGACACTGGACGACAGGTTGAGAAACATTCAATCGGAGTTAGGTGTGAAAGAAATATTCTATGTAGGAACGTGCAATAGAGTTGAATTTGTATTCACTGCTGCAGATCATGTAGATAAAAATTTTATACTTCGTTTTTTGACCGTGCTTGACATGGGACTGCCTCCACAGTATATGGAACAGTTTGTTGAAAACGTATCGGTATACGAACAGGTAGATGCTTTTAACCATTTGTTGCGTACTTCATGTTCGTTGGAAAGTTTGGTGGTTGGAGAGAAAGAGATTCTTGCACAAATTCGTAAGGCTTACGAGGCCTGTCGTGTTGCAGGTTTTACGGGCGATTATATGCGGATGATTATGAACCGTGTGGTAAAAACGGCTAAGGAAGTTTATACGCATACCAATATTTCTAAAAATCCTGTTTCCATTGTTTCTTTAGCTTACCGCAAGTTGCGCGACTTGAAGATGTGTGCCAATTCAAGATTATTGATCATCGGTGCTGGTGAAACAAATAAAAATCTGGCTCAATATCTGAAAAAACATAAATACTCTAACTTTTCTGTTTTTAACAGGACTTTGGAAAACGCAGAAGTACTGGCTAAGGAACTGAATGGTACCGCTTATTCACTTTCTGAACTTGAAAATTACAATCAGGGATTTGATGTGATTATTACCTGTACCGGAGCAACGGAGCCTATTGTTACAGAAGAACTATATAAGAAGTTGCTGAACGGTGAGGCCGGCAAGAAGGTCATTGTTGATTTGGCTATTCCAAATGATACTGCCCCTGAAGTAATTCAGAATTTCCCGATACACTATATTGAAGTGGAGTCTTTAAAGGAAATTGCCCGTAAAAATATTCAGGAACGTTATGATGAGCTGGTAAATGCCGAGCACATTATTGAAGAAAATATCAAAGATTTTGAACTGGTATTGCGCCAGCGAAAAATTGAAATAGCGATGAGCTGTGTTCCGGAAAAAATCAAGGAAATTAAGCATACTGCCATCAATGGCATCTTTGCCGAAGAGATCAGCAACCTGGACGAAAACTCGAGATTAGTGTTGGAAAAGGTGATGAATTACATGGAAAAAAAATACATCAGCGTTCCAATGGTAATGGCAAAGGAGATATTGGTAAAGAATAGCTAA
- the hemC gene encoding hydroxymethylbilane synthase yields the protein MKRLIIGTRGSDLALWQANFIKDKLAAIGVEAELKIIKTQGDKILNLRLDKLEGKGFFTKELEEELLGGTIDIAVHSHKDLPTVHPAGLTIAAVTEREDPSELLLILKDCVSIPHKLSLKKGAMVGTSSNRRKAQLLALRPDLNIEDLRGNVPTRIQKLRDEDYDAIMIAKAGVNRLNIDLSEFHVEVVDTTDLVPAPAQGALAIQIRENDTELFDTLQKIHHQATAEEIAVERKVLNLFEGGCHMPLGCYCKKEEDQYEVWTSKAETDEDFPDRLFYRVDNLDGLAEKIVAKFSPDRKLPSKVFISREVGEHNYFRKALEKHDIEIDARSLIRTFPIVTVLDPFYLKHVEWIFFSSRNSVDYFFNLKPVLPKHVKFGVAGKGSEDSLRRMGHLADYVGEGGDIDEVGELFAEAVAGKTVLFPRAQDSLLSIQKALKPDTKVIDLPIYETVIEENVDQTYAQVLIFTSPSNVDAYFVDNLLEPGQKVIAIGNSTARKFEEMGVPFILPYAPDEIGLAEAVFGIDIKSS from the coding sequence GTGAAAAGACTTATTATAGGTACAAGAGGTAGCGACCTGGCTTTATGGCAAGCCAATTTCATTAAAGATAAATTAGCTGCTATCGGTGTTGAAGCCGAATTGAAGATCATCAAAACCCAGGGCGACAAGATTTTAAACCTTAGACTGGACAAACTGGAAGGCAAAGGTTTTTTTACCAAAGAGCTGGAAGAAGAGCTTTTAGGTGGTACCATTGATATAGCCGTGCACTCGCATAAGGATTTGCCAACTGTTCATCCGGCAGGATTAACCATCGCTGCGGTGACTGAGCGTGAAGACCCGTCAGAGTTATTGCTGATTCTTAAAGATTGTGTAAGTATTCCTCATAAACTTTCCTTAAAAAAGGGGGCAATGGTGGGCACTTCCTCAAACCGACGTAAGGCGCAACTGCTTGCCCTTCGTCCGGATTTAAATATTGAAGATTTACGTGGAAACGTACCTACCCGTATTCAAAAGCTGAGAGATGAGGATTATGATGCCATCATGATCGCGAAAGCCGGAGTGAACCGTTTGAATATTGATCTTTCGGAATTTCATGTTGAAGTGGTTGATACAACAGATTTGGTTCCTGCTCCTGCACAAGGTGCATTGGCTATTCAGATCAGAGAAAACGATACCGAGTTGTTCGATACCTTACAGAAAATACATCATCAGGCAACAGCCGAAGAAATTGCGGTAGAACGTAAGGTGCTTAACCTTTTTGAAGGTGGTTGTCACATGCCTTTGGGCTGTTACTGCAAAAAGGAAGAAGATCAGTATGAGGTGTGGACTTCGAAAGCCGAAACGGATGAAGATTTTCCGGACCGTTTGTTTTATAGAGTAGACAACCTGGATGGACTGGCTGAAAAGATTGTAGCTAAGTTTAGTCCGGATAGGAAACTGCCATCCAAGGTGTTTATATCCAGAGAGGTAGGTGAGCATAATTATTTCAGAAAAGCACTCGAAAAACACGATATAGAAATTGATGCGAGATCATTGATCCGCACTTTCCCGATTGTAACAGTACTGGACCCATTTTATTTAAAACATGTGGAATGGATATTCTTCAGTAGCAGAAATAGTGTAGATTACTTTTTTAACCTGAAGCCTGTATTGCCTAAGCATGTGAAATTTGGGGTTGCTGGTAAAGGATCTGAAGATTCTTTGAGAAGAATGGGGCATCTGGCCGATTATGTTGGTGAGGGTGGAGATATAGATGAAGTAGGCGAATTATTTGCGGAAGCTGTTGCCGGGAAAACGGTTTTGTTCCCGAGGGCGCAGGATTCGCTGCTGAGTATTCAGAAAGCGCTGAAGCCAGATACAAAAGTAATTGATTTGCCAATTTATGAAACTGTAATTGAAGAGAATGTAGATCAGACTTATGCTCAGGTATTGATTTTTACCAGCCCTTCTAATGTAGATGCGTATTTTGTAGATAACCTTTTGGAACCAGGGCAAAAAGTAATTGCAATTGGTAATTCGACAGCCAGAAAGTTTGAAGAAATGGGTGTGCCTTTCATTTTGCCTTATGCGCCGGATGAAATTGGCTTAGCTGAAGCAGTTTTTGGGATTGATATAAAGAGTAGTTAG